One Gemmatimonadaceae bacterium genomic window, GACCTGGATGCGGGAATCGGGCACCTCGACGTCCCACTTGAGCGCCGTGACGGCGGCGTGCGCGATGTCGGTATCGGAGCGCACGAACGCTCTGGGCAGTTTCACCTGAAGGTCGTCGGCCACGGCGCGGACGCCGATCACGTGCTCGGCGGCGCGGCCCGCGGCGTACTTCTGGGCGTAGCTATCCACGAACCCGGAGAGGGTGACGACGCCGTTCTTGCAGGCGACGCCGATCTCCGCTTCGCGCACGTTGGGCTGCCAGGCGAGTTCTTCGATCACGTCGCGCTGCAGCTGCATGTCGGTCTTCATCATAGTCTCCTCGCGGCATCGGGCCGCGTTGCGGGCGAATGAGGGATGCGCGGGATGGATCGGGGCTCAGTGCGTCAGCGCACCGGGGGTCGAGATCCGCTCGAGCACCTCTTCGATCAGTTCGGGGTTGTCGGGTCCGACGCGGCGGGCCAGGTCGGCCTGCGTGACGACGCCGATCACGCGCCGGTCGGACGCGACCACGGGCAGCCGCCGCACCTGATACCGCTCCATCTTCTCGACCACCTGGTCGAGCGTGGAGTCCTCGCTCACATACACCAGCGGGTTGCTCGTCATGTGGTTGCGCACCTGGCATTCCACGATGCTGCGCTCGGCCAGGCAGCGCACGACGATGTCGCGATCGGTGATGATGCCGATCAGGCGCCGCGTGTGCAGGTCGTCGACCACGGGCAGCATGCCGACGTCGAGGTTGCGCATGACCTCGGCCGCTTTGGTGATCGGGTCATCGGCGGTGACGACCGCCGGATTGGTGGTCATGAGGTCGCGGGCGCGCATGGTGATCTCCCTTCCAGTAGGTGGGGTGCCGCTTCTTGCCATGCCGAAAGGTGGGGCCGGCCGGTCGCGCCATCAGTCCGTGGAACCTGCAAGCTGAGTGGGGTCGCGGTGCGTGTCTTGTACGGACCGACCTGACAGCGGGGCTCTCGTTTCCCCGGCTGCACGGGGTGGGCCCGCGGTGACCTTTCGTTGGGACGGCACGGCGACGGAATGGGGGGACACGACATGGTGATCAAACGCGCGTTGCAGATCGTATTCGCGCTCAGTCTGCTGGGAACGGCCTTCTCGGGCACGTTGAGCTACGGGGAAGTGTTCGGCGCGGGTGCGGCGGCCTGTCCGTCGCCGGGAGCGCCGGGCACGATCTGGGGCTATCCGGCCTGCGTGTATGGATTCTTCATGTTCCTGGTTGTTTTCCTCGTGTCCGCGGGCGGCCTCTACTTTGGCGCCAGGGAATCGTCGGGCGGGGTCACGTGAGCGGCGGCCGAAGCCGGTGAAGTACTTCGATGCGTCGAGAAGCGCCGCGCCCACGGGGGCCGTGGACCGGTTCATCCGGCGGTTCAATCGCGTGAGCTACGGGTTGGCCGTGGTCGCGATCTTCGTGATGGCGGCGACGGCCGTGGGGCTCGCGCTGGTGCCGTCGCTGCTGATCGTCGATTGGCTGGGGCCGCCGGTGTGGCACGGGCACGGCTGGCTGCGGTGGCCGGCGCTGGGGATGCTGCTGGGGGCGGCCGCGTTCGTGTGGGGCTTCGCGCTGCTCGTGGTGGTGCCGGTGTTCAACCTGCTCCTGCCCACGCGGTTGCGCGCGTTCGACGGCGGGTACTTCACCGCCGCGGCGGTGCCCTGGTACCTGCACAACGGGCTGTTCTACCTGGTGCGGTTCACCTTCCTGCCGTTCGTGACGCTGACGCCGATGGGCATCTGGTTTCTGCGGGCGATGGGGATGCGGATGGGCAAGCGGCCGCGCATCACCACGGAGTACTTCACCGATGTATCGATGATCACGCTGGGCGACGACGTCTCGATCGGCGGGAGCGCGCAGATCTTCTGCCACTACGGCGGCGCGGGACGGCTGGTGATCGCCCCGGTGACGATCGGCAGTCGCGCGACGATCGGCGAGAAGGCCACGGTGATGGGCGACGTGGACGTGGGCGAGGGCGCGACGGTGCTGGCGCACTCGGTGCTGCTTCCTGGCACGCGGGTGGGCGCGGGCGAGCGGTGGGGCGGCGTGCCGGCGCGCCCGATCTCGCACGACGAGTGGGAGCGCTACAAGGCGGTGGCGCAGCGCGGCGACGCGTAGCGCCGCCGCGCGCTACTTGAAGGCGGCGTTCAGCAGCGCCGCGAGCCGGTACCCGGCCAGCGCGATCTGTGCCTGCGCCGTGGCGAGCGCGGCCGCCCGATACGCGGCGGACGGCGCCTCGCCCTGGGTGATGCCGTCGTACACCTGGTGCTCCGAGATCTCGAGTCCCTGGTGCTCCCACGCCGAGACGTCCTGCGACCGGGCCTGTGAATCCACGGACGCCAGCGGATGCTCCTGGACGATCTGCGCGGCGAGACGCGAGGCATACGCCACCTGGTCCTCGTCGAGCGCGCGCGGGATGGAAGTGTCGAGGATGTCGTCCCAGTACGCGTGCAGCCGGTGGCGGTCGTCGAGCATGAAGTCGTTGCCGCCCTTGTCGCCCAGCGGGAGCGGGGATTGCGTGCTGACGCGCGAGCTGGCGTGGAGCGGCTGATGGATGTCGCCCACGAGGTGGAGGATCCAGGCGAGGTCCACGGCCTTGGTGGTGTCGGGCACCGCCGGATCGCTCAACGCGTGGCGGAAGGCGACGATGCGCTCGCCGGCGTTCTCGGCGGCTGGGCCGGTGCCGGGAATGTCGTGCGGCTGGCCGTTCACGACGTCCCAGTAGAAATCGGCGTAGTGCCAG contains:
- a CDS encoding S1/P1 nuclease, which produces MTRRLRAPLAAFALVVTAVLALPRLAAAWNATGHRTIAEIAWEHMTPTARARAVALLMHGPELANLASLRPAGGPIEERDRALFLNAATWPDLIRGRALPWHAYDHPTWHYADFYWDVVNGQPHDIPGTGPAAENAGERIVAFRHALSDPAVPDTTKAVDLAWILHLVGDIHQPLHASSRVSTQSPLPLGDKGGNDFMLDDRHRLHAYWDDILDTSIPRALDEDQVAYASRLAAQIVQEHPLASVDSQARSQDVSAWEHQGLEISEHQVYDGITQGEAPSAAYRAAALATAQAQIALAGYRLAALLNAAFK
- a CDS encoding CBS domain-containing protein; the encoded protein is MRARDLMTTNPAVVTADDPITKAAEVMRNLDVGMLPVVDDLHTRRLIGIITDRDIVVRCLAERSIVECQVRNHMTSNPLVYVSEDSTLDQVVEKMERYQVRRLPVVASDRRVIGVVTQADLARRVGPDNPELIEEVLERISTPGALTH